A window of Candidatus Melainabacteria bacterium RIFOXYA2_FULL_32_9 contains these coding sequences:
- a CDS encoding SsrA-binding protein: protein MSKDKTITTNKKAYHDYHIFETYQAGMVLTGTEIKSIRAGRINLKDSFVKIENGEVWLYKAHISPYDMGNRYNHEPERKRKLLLTKPEIRKLIGKTKESGNALIPLKLYFSNGWAKVEIGLAKGKKLYDKREALAKKDTKRELERALKDKH, encoded by the coding sequence ATGAGTAAAGATAAAACAATAACAACAAATAAGAAAGCCTATCACGATTATCATATCTTTGAAACTTATCAAGCAGGTATGGTGCTTACCGGTACTGAAATTAAGTCTATTCGAGCAGGTAGAATTAATTTGAAAGACAGTTTTGTCAAAATTGAAAATGGTGAAGTCTGGCTTTATAAGGCTCATATCAGTCCTTATGACATGGGAAACCGTTATAACCATGAGCCTGAAAGAAAACGCAAATTACTTTTAACTAAACCTGAAATAAGAAAACTAATTGGCAAAACCAAAGAATCAGGAAATGCGCTTATTCCATTAAAGCTGTATTTTTCTAACGGCTGGGCAAAAGTTGAAATCGGACTTGCAAAAGGTAAAAAACTCTATGATAAGAGAGAAGCTCTAGCTAAAAAAGATACAAAGCGTGAATTAGAAAGAGCTTTAAAAGACAAGCACTAA